From Plectropomus leopardus isolate mb chromosome 4, YSFRI_Pleo_2.0, whole genome shotgun sequence, the proteins below share one genomic window:
- the ccdc40 gene encoding LOW QUALITY PROTEIN: coiled-coil domain-containing protein 40 (The sequence of the model RefSeq protein was modified relative to this genomic sequence to represent the inferred CDS: inserted 2 bases in 1 codon), producing the protein MQSSGGEGGEGGEGGPSQTQTDSRPHDGAEEAAEDCGAAVPSAQQNQSGPEPDGQTPQPHPDHSDDXPPAATNSVQQNVAQVPLTLNLSNLNTTEDMEVQEPLLEDEDEQEEFIVLDSEHPLVRRQQAALSSQLTKQLERINLELREKLEMEKADASHMQEMNIEMFRIQEQLARLQTRLDDRHHAKAQAEAKQRQAQDQLEVVKRQHASVSGQTAKAKTSVSQLQTELDNLKLHLAFAQGLSEDLHSNVKAMKNATNKAGAERNQAQDQKLKQDLYVERLSKDMERLTQQIAMYEAQTKAQAEETQAAKETLSEAEMQMESVMMERKQLLQQWSSNLLGMRRQDEAFSAMQEAVRTAEHQVVMLDSEIEGYKKSTSEEQDKNETLTMQLNWSQADGATSKKLISQKQVQQEALQAQYSTCLRTLRETERTLARLSKETKTHHDEMNNQRRQLEKDSALRHEFEDKITTSIQQKLTHNQAAKYSQRLISRVAALKKDKISQLWQLEDEISVVGQESSELSQQLDSLTLTQEALEEEIAKYNKLLTTIQSKISSFVTVIGQKQAAITSYNKKIGQIAASTGREDLSPLQIKVEALMDQIEELAANIKNDKQLWMRRQETLEGLNQEKGANSKDMLKLQAEYTCMQQKKIRLESQIEVVHRDETELDKNVKLLRGDLLKLSTLLSKHGRLSQALEQENALMETDFLHRLKEAERESIELQMKQEKTQEEKERLLNSLLEAERQILLWEKKTKLVKETRSIVDSEVGQGEIQMMKSEIHRMEVRINQLMKQQERLLRESEATVARRETIVLRREAMMHSSHKQTTKGELNRVIQGLQRKIKDTHKHVVEQEQVIRELEESQRSVSDRMMQQKEQLIELCSTSYILDADFGDLQDTKDRNLAHLVALQSRAKKLQGVREGSYQALSTSETVGASLQSQMERVHAVGTILHRVCEELPQHQGALRRLLLALAARTEALEQEEARE; encoded by the exons ATGCAGAGctcaggaggagagggaggagagggaggtgagGGAGGCCCCAGCCAAACTCAGACAGACAGCCGGCCGCATGACGGAGCTGAGGAGGCAGCGGAGGACTGTGGAGCGGCTGTCCCATCTGCTCAACAG AATCAGTCAGGACCAGAGCCTGATGGCCAGACCCCTCAGCCTCACCCTGACCACAGTGATGA CCCCCCCGCAGCCACAAATTCAG tgCAGCAAAATGTTGCTCAGGTCCCACTGACACTTAACCTCTCAAACCTTAACACAACAGAGGACATGGAGGTTCAGGAGCCACTGCTGGAGGACGAGGATGAGCAGGAGGAGTTTATAGTTTTGGACTCTGAACAC CCTCTGGTCAGAAGGCAACAGGCTGCTCTCAGCAGTCAACTCACCAAGCAGCTGGAGAGGATCAACCTGGAACTGAGGGAAAAG CTGGAAATGGAGAAGGCAGATGCCAGCCACATGCAGGAGATGAATATTGAGATGTTCAGGATTCAGGAGCAGCTGGCCAGACTCCAGACCAGGCTGGATGACCGTCATCACGCCAAGGCGCAGGCTGAGGCCAAACAACGGCAGGCTCAGGATCAGCTGGAGGTGGTAAAGAGGCAACATGCCAGTGTTTCTGGCCAAACTGCCAAAGCCAAAACCAGCG TGTCCCAGTTACAGACAGAGTTGGACAACCTGAAGCTGCATCTGGCATTCGCGCAGGGACTCAGTGAAGATCTGCACTCTAATGTCAAAGCCATGAAGAACGCCACAAACAAAGCAGGAGCTGAGAGGAACCAGGCCCAAGACCAGAAACTGAAGCAG GATCTATATGTGGAGCGTCTATCAAAGGACATGGAGAGGCTGACGCAGCAGATTGCCATGTATGAGGCTCAGACCAAAGCTCAAGCAGAGGAGACGCAGGCAGCCAAAGAGACGCTCTCTGAG GCTGAGATGCAGATGGAGTCTGTGATgatggagcgtaaacagctgctgcagcagtggAGCAGCAACCTGCTTGGTATGAGGAGACAAGACGAGGCCTTCAGCGCCATGCAGGAGGCTGTGCG CACTGCCGAGCACCAGGTGGTCATGCTGGACAGTGAGATTGAGGGTTACAAGAAATCCACATCTGAAGAGCAGGACAAAAACGAGACTCTTACGATGCAGCTGAACTGGTCCCAGGCAGACGGCGCCACCTCCAAAAAGCTGATCAGTCAGAAGCAAGTCCAGCAGGAGGCTCTGCAGGCCCAATACAGCACCTGCCTCCGCACTCTGAGGGAGACGGAGCGCACCCTCGCCAGGCTCAGTAAG GAAACCAAAACCCACCATGATGAAATGAACAATCAGAGGAGGCAGTTGGAGAAAGACAGTGCTCTCCGTCACGAGTTTGAGGATAAGATCACGACCTCCATCCAGCAGAAGCTCACCCACAACCAGGCTGCAAAGTACTCCCAGCGACTCATCAGCAGGGTAGCTGCACTCAAGAAGGACAAG ATCTCTCAGCTGTGGCAGCTGGAGGATGAGATATCAGTAGTGGGACAGGAGAGCAGTGAACTCAGCCAACAGCTAGACAGCCTGACCCTCACCCAGGAAGCCCTGGAGGAGGAGATCGCAAAGTACAACAAGTTATTGACAACAATCCAGTCCAAGATTTCCTCCTTTGTGACAGTGATCGGGCAGAAGCAGGCTGCCATCACCAGCTATAACAAAAAGATCGGTCAAATTGCAGCCAGCACTGGG CGTGAGGACCTGAGTCCTCTGCAAATCAAGGTGGAGGCATTAATGGATCAGATCGAGGAGCTGGCGGCAAATATTAAGAATGACAAGCAGCTGTGGATGCGACGACAGGAGACTCTAGAAGGACTGAACCAGGAGAAAGGAGCTAACAGCAAGGACATGCTCAAACTGCAGGCGGAGTACACGTGcatgcagcagaagaaaataCGCTTGGAAA GTCAGATTGAGGTTGTGCACCGTGACGAGACAGAGCTGGATAAGAATGTGAAGCTGCTGAGAGGAGACCTGCTGAAGCTCAGCACCCTGCTGAGCAAGCACGGACGGCTTAGCCAGGCACTGGAACAGGAGAACGCACTGATGGAGACAGACTTCCTGCACAGACTCAAG GAGGCAGAGCGGGAGTCCATCGAGCTGCAGATGAAACAGGAGAAGACccaagaggaaaaagaaagacttCTCAACAGTCTGCTGGAGGCTGA GCGGCAGATTCTGCTGTGGGAGAAGAAGACCAAGCTCGTAAAAGAGACTCGTTCAATCGTGGACTCAGAAGTGGGCCAGGGAGAAATCCAGATGATGAAGTCTGAGATACACCGTATGGAG GTTCGAATCAACCAGCTGATGAAGCAGCAGGAGCGACTGCTGAGGGAGAGTGAAGCAACAGTGGCGAGGAGGGAGACCATCGTCCTGCGCAGGGAGGCCATGATGCACAGCTCCCACAAACAGACTACAAAGGGCGAGCTGAACCGTGTCATACAGGGCCTGCAGCGCAAGatcaaggacacacacaaa CACGTGGTAGAGCAGGAGCAGGTGATCAGGGAGCTAGAGGAGAGCCAGAGGAGTGTGAGCGACAGGATGATGCAGCAGAAGGAGCAGCTGATAGAACTCTGCAGCACTAGCTATATCCTCGACGCTGACTTCGGAGATCTCCAGGACACCAAAGACAGG AACTTAGCCCACCTCGTGGCTCTGCAGAGCCGCGCCAAGAAGCTGCAGGGGGTGCGTGAGGGCAGCTACCAAGCCTTGTCCACCAGCGAAACCGTGGGAGCCTCCCTGCAGAGCCAGATGGAGCGCGTGCACGCTGTTGGCACCATCCTGCACCGTGTGTGTGAGGAGCTCCCCCAGCACCAGGGGGCGCTCCGCAGGCTGTTGCTGGCACTTGCAGCACGCACAGAGGCcctggagcaggaggaggccaGAGAATGA